GACCGAGTGGGTCTACACCCCGAAGGACTCACCGAACTGGCTGTCGGTGCTGCCGCAGGATTTCTCGAACATGGCGGCGGTGCAACAGGGGATGAAATCCGCGGGCTTCCCCGGAACTCTTCCCAATCCGTACCGCGAACGCAGCACGGTCAACCTGCACTACCAACTTTCCAAGTACATGGGCACCGGAGAGCCCCGAGACATCCAGTGATCTGGGTGCATCTAGCGGCGCTCACCGCCGCCCATTGCCCCCAAATCGCCGAGTAAGGAGACAACATGAAGGTCAATCTGGGTACAGGAGCGCAGAACTCCCACGACTGGGAGCGCGTGCTGGCCGGTGACTTCACCACCCCGCCGGCCACGCCGGACTACAAGTGCGTCCAGGCCGCGCTGGCCCTGGGCGACCTCGCCGAGCCGCTCGGCTTCGACGGGATCTGGTTCCCCGAGCACCACGGCACGCCATACGGCATGACCCCCAACCCGATTCAGGCTCTGACCTACTTCGCGGGACGCACCGAGCGGGTCAGCCTGGGCACGTTCGTGGCGGTCGTGCCCTGGTGGAACCCGATCAGGTTGGCCACCCAGATCGCCTACCTCGACATCGTCTCCAACGGTCGCTACACCACGATCGGTCTGGGCCGCGGGGTGTCCAAGGGCGAGTTCGCCGCGGTCGGTGTGCCGCGGGAGGAGAGCCGCGACCGCTTCAACGAGACGCTGGACATCCTCAAGCTGGCCTTCTCCGGTGAGCGGTTCTCCTATGACGGCAAGATCTTCAGCTTCCCGGAGATGTCGCTGCGGCCCGAGCCGATCAGCACCGACCTGTTCGACCGCATCTACAGCTCGTCCTCGACCGCCGAGTCGCTGGAGATCCTGTCGCGGCGCGGCATGGTTCCGCTGTTCGTGGGCAACAAGCCGATCACCGACGCCGGCGAAGAGGTCCGCAAGGTCAACACCTTCCGGGCCGAGGAGGGCCTGGGGCCGTGTCAGCCCAAGAACGTGATGTTCATGTACTGCGTGGGCTCCGAAGATGAGGTTGCACAAACTGAAGAGTGGATCTGGACCGCCAACCGGGACGTCAACGTGCACTACGGCTTCGCCGACGCGTCGAACTTCAAGGGTGTCAAGGGCTATGAGGCGTACGCCGCCCGTGAAGCGAGCGCGACGGCGGTGCTGGCCTCGGAGGTCGGCAACCAGAAGAAGGGCGGCCCGCCCGGATACCACGCGTCCAACCTGCTGATCGGCACCCCGGACACGGTGTTCGAGAAGCTCAAGGCCGCGCAGGAGGCCTGCTCGTTCTGCGAGGTCACCATCGTTCCGCAGTTCGGCACCATGCCGTACGAGAAGGCGATGGAGTCCACCAAGTTGTTCGCGGCCGAGGTGCTGCCCGCGGTGCACGACATGCCGGCCCCGCTGCACCCCGCCGCGCTGCCGGAGAAGGCCAACGCATGACGACGCCCGAATCGACCACGTGCGGGCCCACCGATACCCCCACCGATTTCGACATCGACGCAATCCGGGAGAAGTACGCCGCCGAGCGGGCCAAGCGGCTGCGGCCTGAAGGCGGCGACCAGTACCTGGAGCTGGAAGGTGACTTCGCCGACTTCTACGAGGTCGACCCGTACACCACGGTGAGCGAACGGGATCCGATCTCCGAGGATTCCGACGTCGTCATCCTCGGCGGCGGTTTCGCCGGCCTCCTGGCAGGGGCGTATCTGAAGAAGGCGGGTGTCGAGGGGATCCGGGTCATCGAGATGGCCGGAGACTTCGGTGGGGTCTGGTACTGGAACCGTTTCCCGGGAATCCAGTGCGACAACGATGCCTACTGCTACATCCCGCTGCTCGAAGAACTCGACTTCATGCCGAGCAAGAAGTTCGCCGACGGTGCCGAGATCTTCCAACACTGCCGCAATATCGGGAAGCACTTCGGGCTGTACGACGGTGCGCTGTTCTCCACCCAGGTTCGGGAACTGCGGTGGGACGACGAGACACAGCGCTGGCAGATCCAGACCAACCGCGGCGACGACATCCGGGCCCGGTTCGTGGTGATGGCGCAGGGCTCCTACAACCGCCCGAAGCTGCCCGGTATCCCGGGCATCAAAGACTACGAGGGACACGTATTCCATTCCGCACGCTGGGATTACGAATACACCGGCGGTGATGCCGACGGCGGCCTGCACAAGCTGGCCGACAAGCGGGTCGCCCTCGTCGGTACCGGTGCGACCGGTATCCAGCTGGTGCCGCACCTGGGCCGTGACGCGCAGCAGCTGTTCGTCTTCCAGCGGACGCCGTCCTCGGTCGACGCGCGGTCCAACCCGCCGACCGATCCGGTGTGGGCCGCATCCCTGCAGCCGGGCTGGCAGGAGGAGCGCAAGCGCAACTTCCACAACTGGTCGCCGTTCGTCGGCGTGGTGTTCGGTGAACCGGACCTGGTGTGCGACTTCTGGACCGAGCTGGGCCGCAACCTGACCGCCCGGATTGCTGCCACCGCAAACCCCGCCGAGGTGACCATCGAGCAGATCATGGCGTTCCGGGAAGAAGAAGACTTCAAGATCATGGAGCGGCTGCGTCGCCACGTCGCCGAGATCGTCGAGGACCCCGAGACCGCCGAGGCGTTGAAGCCGTACTACCGATTCATGTGCAAGCGGCCAACTTCCAGCGAGCACTACCTGGCCACGTTCAACCGTCCGAACGTCAAACTCGTCGACGTCTCGGCGTCCAAGGGCGTGGAACGGCTGACGGAGAAGGGCATCGTCGCCGACGGTGTCGAGTACGAGGTCGACTGCGTGATCTTCGCGAGCGGCTTCGAGATCTCCACCGAGATCAGCCGCCGGTTCGCGATCGACGACATTGTGGGCCGCGACGGGCTGTCGCTGTTCGACCACTGGCAGAACGACTACAAGACCCTGCACGGGATGACCAGCCGCGGGTTCCCCAACCAGTTCTTCATGGGTTTCATCCAGGGCGGAGTCTCGGCCAACACCACAGCGATGTTCGAACAGCAGGCCAAGCACATCGCC
Above is a window of Mycolicibacterium boenickei DNA encoding:
- a CDS encoding LLM class flavin-dependent oxidoreductase, translating into MKVNLGTGAQNSHDWERVLAGDFTTPPATPDYKCVQAALALGDLAEPLGFDGIWFPEHHGTPYGMTPNPIQALTYFAGRTERVSLGTFVAVVPWWNPIRLATQIAYLDIVSNGRYTTIGLGRGVSKGEFAAVGVPREESRDRFNETLDILKLAFSGERFSYDGKIFSFPEMSLRPEPISTDLFDRIYSSSSTAESLEILSRRGMVPLFVGNKPITDAGEEVRKVNTFRAEEGLGPCQPKNVMFMYCVGSEDEVAQTEEWIWTANRDVNVHYGFADASNFKGVKGYEAYAAREASATAVLASEVGNQKKGGPPGYHASNLLIGTPDTVFEKLKAAQEACSFCEVTIVPQFGTMPYEKAMESTKLFAAEVLPAVHDMPAPLHPAALPEKANA
- a CDS encoding flavin-containing monooxygenase; translated protein: MTTPESTTCGPTDTPTDFDIDAIREKYAAERAKRLRPEGGDQYLELEGDFADFYEVDPYTTVSERDPISEDSDVVILGGGFAGLLAGAYLKKAGVEGIRVIEMAGDFGGVWYWNRFPGIQCDNDAYCYIPLLEELDFMPSKKFADGAEIFQHCRNIGKHFGLYDGALFSTQVRELRWDDETQRWQIQTNRGDDIRARFVVMAQGSYNRPKLPGIPGIKDYEGHVFHSARWDYEYTGGDADGGLHKLADKRVALVGTGATGIQLVPHLGRDAQQLFVFQRTPSSVDARSNPPTDPVWAASLQPGWQEERKRNFHNWSPFVGVVFGEPDLVCDFWTELGRNLTARIAATANPAEVTIEQIMAFREEEDFKIMERLRRHVAEIVEDPETAEALKPYYRFMCKRPTSSEHYLATFNRPNVKLVDVSASKGVERLTEKGIVADGVEYEVDCVIFASGFEISTEISRRFAIDDIVGRDGLSLFDHWQNDYKTLHGMTSRGFPNQFFMGFIQGGVSANTTAMFEQQAKHIAYIIAEAQNRGATTVEPSQEGQDAWVATVRELAIDNSAFELSCTPGYYNNEGRGGAERNGAFLGDFYSPGFYAFDELIADWRDKGDLDGLELTS